In Musa acuminata AAA Group cultivar baxijiao chromosome BXJ2-8, Cavendish_Baxijiao_AAA, whole genome shotgun sequence, one genomic interval encodes:
- the LOC135619397 gene encoding RING-H2 finger protein ATL66-like: protein MEAQNAQPFRWHYDMLDDNNFHVRGRGLLLLSFSALLSLALLCLYLWWACRYRRWAAETGSASLPSAAMSPCKAGLDPDTIGSFPVHLHRAPGTGDEASQCSICLSCFMEGDKIKVLPGCAHGFHPECVDEWLRAQANCPLCRASLVRSSVAKEPEAMP from the coding sequence ATGGAAGCCCAGAATGCTCAGCCCTTTCGCTGGCACTACGACATGCTCGACGACAACAACTTCCACGTCCGCGGCCGcggtctcctcctcctctccttctccgcTCTCCTATCCTTGGCCCTCCTCTGCTTGTACCTTTGGTGGGCATGTCGCTACCGCCGGTGGGCGGCTGAAACGGGCTCAGCGAGCCTGCCTTCTGCCGCGATGTCGCCTTGTAAGGCCGGTCTGGACCCAGACACCATCGGCAGCTTCCCGGTGCACCTACACCGAGCGCCAGGGACCGGCGACGAGGCGTCGCAGTGCTCCATATGCCTCAGTTGCTTCATGGAAGGGGATAAGATCAAGGTGTTGCCGGGTTGCGCCCACGGCTTCCATCCGGAGTGCGTTGATGAATGGTTACGGGCGCAGGCGAACTGCCCGCTCTGCAGGGCTTCGCTCGTCCGGTCATCGGTGGCTAAGGAGCCGGAGGCCATgccctga